The Anomalospiza imberbis isolate Cuckoo-Finch-1a 21T00152 chromosome 13, ASM3175350v1, whole genome shotgun sequence genome includes the window ccttctcactctAAATTTCTTCTGCCCAGTCATCTCCTTTGTATTCTGTGTACTGAGCACACAGGGCAGAGCATGTcacactcaggtgacacttgCAGGGTTTTATTGTCTTTGCCTGTACTTGGTCACAAAAGCAGGAGGGTCTGGTTTGCTCCCTTGGCTGGGCAGGCTTGGTCCATCACGAGCTGGACAACAAAATCAGGACTTCTGTGTCCTCTGAGAAAACAGGGTAGGTTTGACTCCTCATTTACTGGCCAGAACAGCTGATAGAGCTGTGAGAAATTTAGGATACTCCATAGAAAAGGCTGAAATAACTCTCcagaaggagcaggagaaaAATAGTGGCTCCTAACCCCAGTAATATCTTTGCTGTTTTCTACTCTAGAGCCTGAGGAGCTTTGCATCTCCCCTCACACAGAGCAGTGTGAATGCTGTAGTCAAAATTCCATCTGAATGTACAGACAGGGagagctgtgcctgggaaggGTAGGGCTTGGCTCACACAAAGAAATGATGAGCAAATGCATCTTACCCAGGTCGTTGTTTTTAGTGATAGCTGCTGCTACCCTGGTTCTTGGACCTTGTTTTGTGAACTGGTATCCAAACTTGAGAATCCTGGAGTTCTCCTCCAGCATCTTGGCAATCTCCATCTCTACAGCTGTCccaagctgctgcctctgttgGCGATGTAGTGAGGTGTCcccaaaagaaaaggaaatatttgctttcataCGAGAAAGAAGTAAGTGGTTGTATTTAAGTACTGGGCTGCAAACTATAGAGaatcccatccctggagattTTGCCCTGGGTTTTGTATTTGGCTTTGAGTAGTTTTATTGAGAAGTTTTTCACTCCTTGGTTGCACTGACTGGGGACATGAGCTGCAGAATGGCTGAGCCACAGAGGCTGCCTTGACTCTGCCAGAGTGCCCTGGTAGAACCCTCTGGGAATCCatataaaagagaaaacaaaagtgaACTGCACAATGGTCTCTCTTTACCTGGTTGTCAATTTTAATCTCTGTTAGGGATTCGTTCTTTTTCAGTGCATCAATCAGTGCCAAGATCCCTGTCCCAGTGATGAAGTTGGATTCTACATTCAGACTCTTCAGTGTTTTGTTCACTTTCAACATATCTGCAAATGCCTGAAGGGCCAAAAAGAGGGAACATGAGATAACATCTTGAAAGTTTCAGGGAATAACAGGGAATCTGCAAAACGTAGCTTTGTaccaacaaaaaataaaacataaacaTGCTTAGAAGAATGGAGAGGTAGATCAGAAGAGATTATATTTCTACTTTGCATAGCCATAGGGAATTCCTgcaagggaaaataaagaatgTATCCTAAAGCAGACACGGACCAACTTAAAATTTGTTGTGGttcttttttcccagtgttaAAACTTACAATAGCTACAGGGTCATTGCTTCGAGTAGCTGCAAGGCTGAATGTCTTCACGTGTGTGTTGGTTTCCAGAGCTTTTGCAAATTCTTTCAATGTTGGAATAGGAATATTCTAGGGTAAAAAGACAAGTCCAGTAATTAGGAAAGCCAATCACACTGCTGATTTTAATTATTATGAAACTGATTGATGACCAACCACAGTCTATGCAAGGGAAGCATCCCTGATGCTCTTAGGAGTGTGTCAGTTCGGGCACAGTGGCCCCCAGAGGCTGGTGtgcctgctccaggctgcagtGTCAGCACTGCCCAGAACTGGGTCAGGCCAAGGCCAGCACGTGACCCTCGCTGAGCTACTTTCCATTCCTCTGCCAGTTGTTCAGTCTCCAcctgccagctcctcctccagTTGCCTGTGTGGGCTAATTGAATTTGGCCAGTGATGATTACACAGTACCCATGAGATATCTTCCTTTACAATCTGCTGAGAAAGGCAGCCAAAGGGATTCACCCCTTGGGCATTTAATCAGCATTTAATTCAGCATCAGGAATTGATGACCTTGGAGCCACTACAACAGTCCTTTCCCCACCCCTTCCCTGAGTGTCCTGCTTTTTCTGAACAGTAAAGAGAGACAAAATTTGAGGATAAAAAGCACAGGCTTTGAAAGTATTTGAATAAATCCTCCTATGATGACATGGACAAAACCACAGCATCTACCTTTATGTTGTTGAGATTAACTTCTGTGAGACTAGGATCATTTGCTTTGATTCTTTGTAAACTTGCTTCCACATTGGTCGGATTAGGAGGCTCCTCAAAGATGGGCTTGACCTTTTCACCTTTCACCACATCTGCAACACAAAATCTCATTAAATGTCAACCCAGGATCAGGCACCATCACTCTGGCTGTTCCATTCCCATTTAGGTTTGTACTGCAGCAATCCAGGAAGGGTTTATGGGAACCACAAAACCTGCAAGTAGGAGTATTATCCCCCTTACCCCTGCCATGCCCTTTGCACCCCCTGTGCAcccagagctgtcactggaggCTGGGCAGCATTGTCATGGGCAAACTCCTCCTTTATATAAAAATCCCTGTGCAATTAATTGGAGCCAAAGCAGCTTTGAAGACTATTGTTTGGGATGTGATATACTGCAAGGGCTGCTTTGTACTTTGTCTAATATCTGTAAAGAAAGGTGTGCTCAGAACTTGCCCATTAAATTATTAAGAAAATGTCCCTGCACCTATGAATAGACTGTGCTACATAAAGCAACATGAGCAGGAGGCCCCTcagtttcctcctctcagctgATACTATCAGCCTTACTATAAATTCAATTAGCTCTTGTAAAATTGCAACATCTGcactttttaaataataaaactcTCAAAGCATGAAAAGTAAGCCTGTCTGCCAGCACTAAGATTTACAAAATCTTTGAGTAGTCATGTTCCAAAGAACTATGGTATTTAGTGCTGGAAGCTATGAGCTATAAATATTCTCAGAGATGCATAAAAAATCATAGCTTAGAACACAATTAGCTTAGAATACAATCTAATTCCCACACATATAGTAGTGGAGATTAATTTATTAACCCTGACTGCCCAAGCCACTAGAAGCAAGAAAGGAAGATGTTGCTGACCAGAGGTATGTTTGAAtccttttattttatgctgCAGACAGGGAGAGGTCTTGAAGACTTGTGTTCAAGTCTCAGTGTACTACACATTGCTGCTCATTGCAATGGGTTCATGCCATATCACGGGCCAAAAGAAAACCACATCTTAATTAGAGCTCATACTCATAGTAGAGATGGTCATAGACAAATCTTGAGCTGGTTTTCACTCTTCTCCCTTTGAtgccaaactttttttttcactaattCCCTGAGAGACCTCACATATCCCTGATAACAGTTCAGGCTTTCTAGGGAGCTGGGAATTGAAAACTACATTTAGAGAATTCACCTTGGATGCAAGGAtagaaagtaaattaaaaaagcaaataattttttgcaCTTGTGGCAACACCCTGCCAGACTGAGAGCAAGGGAGACACAAGCACCCTATCCTCAGGTTAGACATCGCAGTGTACACAGTCTAGAGTTAGgaagaattttcattttctacttCTTGATGCTTTCCAcgagtttttcttctttctttaatCATGGTGTTCTTTTGCCACAGTGATGGCAAAATGGCATTGATGGAGCAAATTTTTATTGAAGCATTTCACTTGGCTAAGGATAGGTATTGCTTTTGGACCAAAGAATACAGTGATGTGATGGTGATTTTCTGGTTCATAGGTCTGTGATTGGAACATAGTTTAGCTGACTCACATAGCTGACTTTTTGACTTAGTAcaacaaaaatattctgaaatctATGAGGATTAGTAATGCATGCAGTTGCCTGTTATGAGACAGATGGCAGCTCACATAGGGCCCCACTGGGAAGGCTTGCAGAGCAGCTTTATCCTGAGAAAAACAAAGTGACATGGTGTCTTGTCTACTTTCCCACCTCCCCTTTAGCAATGGAAGATGGAAAGGAAAGCCCTTGGTAAAGATAGCTGCTGTTCTCATGGCctgagaagaagaaaacatttttttagtACTGTTTCCCTAGGAAAGGGCATTCCACAGTTTTGTCTTAAAAAGTAAAGTTTAGCCCACTAGATATCCCAGGGCCTGGAGGCGACAAGCTCTGGATCAAGGCTTGGCAGCTCTCAAGAAAAGCTTGAGAATTCAGATGTATCCATTTCTCCCTCCATCCAGCCTCCTGTGGGTTGGTGAGCTAAGATCACATTCACCAAAGGTCTGTTTATTTAGTGCAAACatttttggatttgtttttagTAACTACAGCTGTTCCTCTTGGGGGATGTCCGGAATGATTCTGTTTCCTGTGTCCCTAGGGAGCCACAGAGCAGGCACTCTGCACCACTGCCACAGGAGCCAGGTGGAGGTGGCAGATCAGAGGGAGTGGCGGGGGCAGGAGCACATCCAGGCACTCTTTGCCTCCCTGTGAATGCAGCTCAAGGTGACTCTGGTCACAGATGTGACTCTGACAGGGATTCTGCCACATTTGGGCCCAGTGGTTACAAGTAATTTTTCAGGTGAGTAAATGTAGCACCTGGGGCAAGATGGCCTGGCCTGAACTGCGGCCAATTCTTAGCTACAGCTCTGCTTTCTGCCTGCTGCCTAAACTGAAATGGAATGGAAATTTATATGTCTTGGCCTCTCAAATACTCCCACTCTTTCAAACACCTCTGCAGAGCCAGATACTGCTCTCTAGGAAAACAGATTTCCTTAGGAATGGTTTGTTTGTAGATTACTTTTGTTTTTATAATGAATTTTAAgattgtatttaattttaaaaagtcaccTGTCATGATTAATTAGATCAATCAAAGC containing:
- the TMOD2 gene encoding tropomodulin-2 yields the protein MSLPFRKELEKYKNINEDEILSKLSEDELKQLEHVLDDLDPENALLPAGFRQKDQTTKPATGPFDRERLLSYLEKQALEHKDREDFVPFTGEKKGKIFIPKEKPVETRTEEKVTLDPELEEALASASDTELYDLAAVLGVHNMVNNPKFDEAGARGKDGKGIVRNVVKGEKVKPIFEEPPNPTNVEASLQRIKANDPSLTEVNLNNIKNIPIPTLKEFAKALETNTHVKTFSLAATRSNDPVAIAFADMLKVNKTLKSLNVESNFITGTGILALIDALKKNESLTEIKIDNQRQQLGTAVEMEIAKMLEENSRILKFGYQFTKQGPRTRVAAAITKNNDLVRKKRVEGERQ